A part of Eubacterium sp. AB3007 genomic DNA contains:
- a CDS encoding DUF2800 domain-containing protein, with the protein MSNHAILSASGSHRWLHCLPSARLELEFEDTTSEAAREGTAAHALCEHKLKRALRMRSKRPTSDYDSDEMEECTDAYVDFIMEQLEIAKQVCSDPIVLIEQHLDFSCYVPDGFGTGDCIIIADDRLHIIDFKYGMGVLVEAENNPQMKLYAIGALEIYDALYDINKVSMTIFQPRREHVSTWTISVTELRDWADNELKPKAEMAFAGEGEYTPGEWCTFCRAAVRCRARAEEKLKIAQMEFRKPPLLTDTEIEEILAIIPDLTKWANEITAYATETAVNHGKEWAGYKVVAGRSVRKYRDEEAVAEAAKQAGYKDIYQKSLITLTDMEKLMGKDKFKEILGDLVYKPPGKPTLVPVTDKRPAINTTNAKSEFNEITEDK; encoded by the coding sequence ATGAGTAATCATGCAATTCTCTCTGCTTCCGGATCCCACCGGTGGCTTCACTGCTTACCATCGGCTAGGCTGGAGCTTGAGTTCGAGGATACCACCTCGGAGGCAGCCAGGGAAGGCACTGCGGCACATGCGCTGTGTGAGCACAAGTTGAAGCGTGCACTGCGTATGAGGAGTAAACGGCCGACTTCGGACTATGACTCCGATGAGATGGAAGAGTGTACCGATGCCTATGTGGACTTCATCATGGAACAGCTAGAAATCGCAAAGCAGGTATGCAGTGACCCAATAGTTCTCATCGAGCAGCACCTGGACTTTTCTTGTTACGTCCCAGACGGGTTTGGCACCGGAGACTGCATCATTATCGCAGATGACCGGCTCCACATCATCGACTTCAAGTACGGTATGGGAGTACTGGTCGAAGCAGAGAACAATCCGCAGATGAAACTGTACGCCATAGGTGCGCTTGAGATCTACGATGCTCTATACGACATCAATAAGGTGTCCATGACTATCTTTCAGCCAAGGCGGGAGCACGTGAGCACCTGGACGATCTCCGTAACAGAACTCAGGGACTGGGCGGATAACGAGCTGAAGCCCAAGGCGGAAATGGCCTTTGCCGGAGAGGGAGAATACACTCCTGGCGAATGGTGTACCTTCTGTAGAGCAGCAGTCCGGTGCAGAGCAAGAGCAGAGGAGAAGCTAAAGATCGCCCAGATGGAATTCAGAAAGCCGCCTCTTCTGACAGATACGGAGATCGAGGAGATCCTTGCCATCATCCCGGATCTGACCAAGTGGGCGAACGAGATCACAGCCTATGCCACCGAAACCGCAGTAAACCACGGAAAGGAATGGGCTGGCTATAAGGTGGTCGCAGGAAGATCCGTCAGGAAGTACCGGGATGAGGAAGCAGTGGCAGAGGCAGCGAAGCAGGCTGGATATAAGGACATCTACCAGAAGTCACTGATCACGCTCACTGACATGGAGAAGCTGATGGGCAAGGATAAGTTTAAGGAGATACTTGGTGATCTTGTCTACAAGCCGCCAGGGAAACCAACGC